Proteins co-encoded in one Arachis hypogaea cultivar Tifrunner chromosome 11, arahy.Tifrunner.gnm2.J5K5, whole genome shotgun sequence genomic window:
- the LOC140176220 gene encoding uncharacterized protein — MADVPPPIPSELLRMVTELQQANQRMAEKNQRMQNQITQLVQAHLEHNNDDHEQHGNDERQSLPTHVSETPRSNNDGNHQSEGVQPDDEEEKLDNSAGPFTADIMNFQLPRQFTLPTTLTPYDGLGDPKQHELAKQFEDHFAASAIYLHDSDYLTTIKQGPQESLKDYITRFTKVAMKIPDLHPEVHLHAIKSGLRPGKFQETIAVTKPKTLAEFRKKAKGQIDIEELCQARKADKLATKDDEKPRDNTKSFKPVPRYESYNQFNTKRDGIIKEILNSKLIKPPPPPKRQEKHGYITDECVIAKDLLERLARQGHLDKFITAHMQKRTTSSSEQPTAGPSSKEKDKAPTHPRGVINCFSGGYAGGGHTSSARKRTYKAMLAVEDTAHNSQPIQDIPEMTFRPADFNCSHTNYDDPVVISIQLGDLIV, encoded by the exons ATGGCTGATGTTCCTCCCCCTATCCCATCCGAGCTTTTACGGATGGTGACCGAGCTTCAACAAGCAAACCAGCGGATGGCGGAGAAAAATCAGAGAATGCAAAACCAAATCACGCAGCTAGTTCAAGCTCACCTGGAACACAATAATGATGATCACGAGCAACATGGGAACGACGAGCGTCAATCACTACCAACTCATGTCTCTGAGACACCACGGAGCAACAATGACGGGAACCATCAGAGTGAAGGAGTCCAACCTGATGATGAGGAAGAAAAGCTCGATAATTCTGCAGGGCCATTCACAGCTGACATAATGAACTTTCAACTCCCCAGACAATTCACCCTTCCGACGACTCTAACCCCATATGACGGATTGGGCGACCCGAAGCAACAT GAGTTGGCTAAGCAATTTGAAGACCATTTTGCAGCATCCGCAATATACCTCCACGATTCTGACTACCTAACAACCATTAAGCAAGGACCACAAGAAAGTCTGAAAGATTATATTACTCGCTTCACGAAGGTGGCCATGAAAATTCCCGATCTCCATCCCGAGGTCCATCTTCATGCCATTAAAAGTGGCCTCCGCCCAGGTAAATTCCAGGAGACCATTGCCGTCACTAAACCAAAAACCTTGGCCGAGTTCCGCAAGAAAGCCAAGGGACAGATAGACATTGAAGAGCTCTGCCAAGCGCGAAAGGCAGATAAGTTGGCCACTAAAGATGATGAAAAACCTCGCGATAACACGAAGAGTTTCAAACCAGTTCCTCGCTATGAATCCTATAACCAGTTCAACACTAAAAGGGACGGCATAATTAAGGAAATATTGAATTCCAAGCTGAtcaaaccccccccccccccgaaaAGGCAGGAA AAACACGGCTACATAACCGACGAATGTGTCATTGCTAAGGATCTACTGGAGCGGTTGGCACGACAAGGCCACCTTGACAAATTCATCACAGCACATATGCAGAAGAGAACAACCTCCAGCTCCGAACAACCTACAGCAGGTCCATCGTCAAAGGAAAAAGATAAAGCTCCAACTCATCCTAGGGGGGTAATCAATTGCTTTTCGGGAGGTTATGCTGGCGGTGGACATACAAGCTCAGCTAGAAAGCGGACATACAAAGCTATGTTAGCAGTCGAGGATACTGCCCATAATTCTCAACCAATTCAGGATATCCCCGAGATGACCTTCCGACCAGCCGACTTTAATTGCAGCCACACCAACTACGATGATCCTGTGGTTATTTCCATCCAATTGGGAGACCTAATAGTCTGA
- the LOC140176219 gene encoding uncharacterized protein, whose product MKKPDVFQPIPVILNGSNYAPWVEAMRGFLKGRKLWRYVTGDIACPVKPTVTDKSTDGASKSKKDAEKEKDYAEKLEDWDKVWDHLAKRYTISDLSHQYQLLKELHSLKQERGQAVFDFLAQMEIIWDQLTSCEPVLKYPTDAKAYEDYRNRTRLIQFFMALTDDYEPVRASLLHQNPLPSLEDALPRLKYEEMRLGLLRSKSENVFAATDRKGKICRNCNQPGHSFFDCPSIECRKCKQKGHIGSNCPRLFCHYCKLSGHLIATCPTRPPRSDQNKYQPRPNNSPHVPASTAAAATESTSSTSLNTPSVSPSDIETLLKQLLSFPGNTPATLSTLPGNSKWYFDSGCFNHMSPLRHLFSSLSPTINAPSVNTANGSLLHDRRTGKIIGTGCKVGRLFELENLHVPSTNLCAASSPSTLHLWHRRLAHSSLGKLRPLISTGVLGQVQNESLDCISCRTAKQPALSFNNNSSIACSPFDLIHSDVWGPVPTASMGGARYFVVFIDDFSRFTWVYLMNNRCELPQIYINFATMGTLFEFSYPGTSQQNGRDERKHRHILDSVRAKLISSSCPERAWGEAVLTAVHAINRHPSSVLGSTPSPPLEAPAPPPSPSPNDSSPDSDPAPTIMPPPPTHSSRAYFDADWAGDPTDGRSTIGYCSLPLFPRINALPFGGPSLI is encoded by the exons ATGAAAAAACCGGATGTCTTTCAGCCTATCCCTGTTATCCTTAATGGCTCTAACTATGCACCTTGGGTTGAAGCTATGCGAGGATTTCTTAAAGGGCGAAAATTATGGCGATATGTGACTGGTGATATTGCATGTCCTGTTAAGCCAACTGTGACTGACAAATCCACAGATGGTGCCTCCAAATCCAAGAAGGATGCTGAGAAGGAGAAGGACTATGCAGAGAAACTGGAAGATTGGGATA AGGTATGGGATCATTTGGCGAAACGTTATACTATCTCTGATCTCTCTCATCAGTACCAACTGCTTAAGGAACTTCATAGCCTTAAGCAAGAACGTGGCCAAGCAGtttttgattttcttgctcagatGGAGATTATTTGGGATCAGTTGACCTCTTGTGAGCCTGTTCTTAAATATCCCACTGATGCTAAGGCATATGAGGATTATCGGAACCGGACACGTCTCATCCAATTTTTTATGGCACTTACTGATGACTATGAGCCGGTCAGGGCTTCTCTTCTTCATCAGAATCCCTTGCCTAGTCTTGAAGATGCTCTTCCTCGTCTTAAGTATGAAGAAATGCGCTTGGGATTGCTTCGTTCTAAAAGTGAAAATGTCTTTGCTGCCACCGACAGAAAGGGCAAAATCTGTCGCAACTGTAATCAGCCTGGGCATTCCTTCTTCGACTGTCCTTCTATTGAATGTCGTAAGTGCAAACAAAAAGGCCACATTGGCTCCAATTGCCCGAGACTGTTCTGCCATTATTGTAAGCTCTCGGGTCACTTGATTGCTACCTGTCCTACTCGACCACCACGCTCAGATCAGAACAAGTATCAACCTCGTCCCAACAACTCTCCGCATGTGCCTGCCtctactgctgctgctgctactgAGTCCACCTCTTCCACATCTCTCAACACACCTTCTGTCTCTCCATCAGATATTGAAACCCTTCTTAAGCAACTTCTCTCTTTTCCTGGTAATACCCCCGCTACTCTTTCCACCCttccaggtaattctaaatggtattttgattctGGTTGTTTCAATCATATGTCTCCTTTGCGTCATCTTTTTTCGTCGTTGTCTCCCACTATAAATGCACCTTCTGTCAACACTGCTAATGGCTCCCTCTTGCAT GATCGTCGGACGGGAAAGATCATCGGGACTGGATGTAAGGTCGGACGCTTATTTGAGCTCGAGAATCTTCATGTTCCCTCTACGAATCTCTGTGCTGCTTCCTCTCCATCTACTCTTCACTTGTGGCACCGTCGTCTTGCCCATAGCTCATTGGGAAAATTACGTCCTCTTATATCTACGGGTGTTTTAGGTCAAGTTCAAAATGAGTCTTTAGATTGCATTTCTTGTCGCACTGCAAAACAACCTGccttatcctttaataataattCCTCTATTgcatgctctccttttgatcttattcattctgatgtttggggccccgtTCCCACCGCTTCTATGGGAGGGGCTCGATATTTTGTCGTCTTTATTGATGATTTTTCACGTTTTACTTGGGTCTATTTGATGAATAATCGTTGTGAGTTgcctcagatttatattaactttgccactatg GGTACTTTGTTCGAATTTTCTTATCCTGGTACCTCTCAACAAAATGGCAGAGATGAGCGTAAACACCGTCATATTCTTGACTCTGTCCGTGCGAAGCTTATTTCCTCTTCCTGTCCTGAGCgtgcttggggtgaagctgttctcaCTGCTGTTCATGCTATCAATAGAcacccttcttctgttcttg GGTCTACCCCAAGTCCACCCCTCGAGGCTCCTGCTCctccgccttctccatctcccaaTGATTCCAGTCCGGACAGCGATCCCGCTCCTACCAtcatgcctcctcctcccacTCATTCCTCTCGG GCATACttcgatgctgattgggctggtgatcccactgatggTCGTTCTACTATTGGTTACT gctCGCTCCCTCTTTTTCCAAGAATTAATGCACTTCCCTTCGGAGGGCCTTCTCTAATCTAA